Proteins encoded within one genomic window of Geotalea daltonii FRC-32:
- a CDS encoding HD-GYP domain-containing protein, which translates to MRQLFRKHKHLTLSVVVLAATGSMLFWAISFYVGSARIEAALLIAVAMLCLLLIFLHLERISTLRQVANNWTLAGENVRLMEELNETEDRYVACLKAIVSAADAHDPYASGHSERVASVAVKIGRAMGLPEEQLKSLENAALFHDVGMLWVANSILVKEQPLSADEQAAIRRHTVHGAELLDCVRSLKDESQAVLHHHERFDGTGYPYGLKGHAIPLAARILAVADAFDAMTSERPYRSSLLMREALEELYSNAGGQFDPRVVEAFLNALDDISRENEPSTPATKRFEARLFSMVGNC; encoded by the coding sequence ATGCGACAGCTTTTTCGAAAACATAAGCATCTGACGCTTTCGGTCGTTGTCCTTGCGGCTACCGGATCCATGCTCTTTTGGGCGATTTCCTTTTACGTGGGCAGCGCTCGGATAGAAGCAGCCCTTCTGATAGCCGTTGCCATGCTGTGCCTGCTCCTTATATTTTTGCATCTGGAGCGTATTTCAACCTTACGTCAAGTGGCGAACAATTGGACTCTTGCAGGTGAGAACGTTCGTCTTATGGAGGAGCTTAACGAGACGGAAGACCGTTATGTGGCATGTCTCAAAGCGATTGTTTCAGCCGCAGATGCCCACGATCCATACGCCAGCGGCCATAGCGAACGTGTTGCCAGCGTGGCCGTCAAGATCGGCAGAGCAATGGGGCTACCTGAAGAGCAACTGAAATCCCTGGAAAACGCAGCGCTTTTCCATGATGTGGGGATGCTCTGGGTGGCTAACTCGATCCTCGTCAAGGAGCAACCGCTCTCTGCTGATGAACAGGCAGCCATCAGGAGGCATACTGTCCATGGAGCCGAGTTGCTTGATTGCGTAAGGTCATTGAAAGACGAAAGTCAGGCGGTGCTCCATCATCATGAGAGATTTGACGGTACTGGTTATCCATATGGCCTTAAAGGACATGCCATACCTCTTGCAGCGAGAATCCTTGCCGTGGCGGATGCCTTTGATGCCATGACCTCGGAACGACCTTACCGCTCATCGCTCCTCATGCGTGAAGCCCTTGAAGAACTTTATTCCAATGCAGGCGGGCAGTTCGATCCGAGGGTTGTGGAAGCGTTTCTTAATGCCCTTGATGACATAAGCCGCGAAAACGAGCCTTCCACTCCGGCGACCAAGAGGTTTGAAGCGAGACTCTTCAGCATGGTCGGCAATTGTTGA
- a CDS encoding DUF4140 domain-containing protein, translating into MGILLPVVAALLLAVPAFAADKEVTLYLDGARIQRVASAVNGYAEVVLPASVLPDSLRIKPAAGVAIDRVETISVTSDPKQGQQLEKLTERRDQLEDRLKALSAREQIFTAAAKSQSGKAPRKTKSNPEPLTAIRQGTDFAIAQLEWVYQAKRKADKELKAVQLRLESTKKAVNIGGSVVRIWVKGKGGKVSVSYLVGDTRWLPVYDFRINGAGVMQVFQRASIPAMGKGVTVAVVSGLMADAVKLQPITLNVLPLPEVMSQTLPVENLVLSAFPQPALSFSVTNDSARPLPAGEASCYYSGEYLSRFRFAGLAKGETGAIKCGK; encoded by the coding sequence ATGGGTATCCTTCTTCCTGTTGTTGCAGCTCTTCTGCTGGCGGTTCCGGCTTTTGCCGCCGATAAGGAAGTTACTTTATATCTGGACGGTGCCAGAATCCAGAGGGTTGCCTCTGCAGTCAATGGTTATGCGGAGGTTGTTCTTCCTGCATCTGTATTGCCAGATTCACTTAGAATCAAGCCAGCCGCAGGTGTTGCCATCGACCGTGTGGAAACGATCTCTGTGACCTCTGATCCGAAACAGGGGCAGCAGCTGGAGAAATTGACGGAACGCAGGGATCAGCTGGAAGACAGGTTGAAGGCACTTTCTGCCCGTGAACAGATATTTACTGCCGCTGCTAAATCACAGAGCGGCAAGGCGCCCCGCAAAACTAAGAGTAACCCGGAACCTTTGACCGCCATCCGCCAGGGGACCGATTTTGCCATTGCTCAACTGGAATGGGTCTATCAGGCAAAGCGTAAAGCTGATAAGGAACTCAAGGCGGTACAGCTGCGGCTGGAATCGACAAAGAAAGCTGTAAATATCGGTGGCAGTGTTGTCAGAATATGGGTGAAGGGCAAAGGGGGCAAGGTATCTGTTAGTTACCTTGTAGGAGATACCCGGTGGCTCCCGGTTTATGATTTCCGGATTAATGGCGCAGGGGTGATGCAGGTCTTCCAACGAGCTTCCATCCCTGCCATGGGTAAGGGAGTTACTGTTGCGGTTGTTTCCGGACTTATGGCAGATGCAGTAAAACTCCAGCCGATAACGTTAAATGTGTTACCTCTGCCTGAAGTGATGTCACAAACTTTGCCGGTTGAAAACCTTGTTCTTTCTGCTTTCCCCCAACCGGCTCTTTCTTTTTCCGTAACCAACGACTCAGCAAGGCCTTTGCCTGCCGGAGAGGCCTCCTGTTACTACAGTGGCGAATATTTAAGCCGATTCAGGTTTGCAGGATTGGCTAAAGGCGAAACCGGAGCAATCAAGTGCGGCAAGTGA
- a CDS encoding FKBP-type peptidyl-prolyl cis-trans isomerase — protein sequence MRNVEKFIVMLLLLVAVVIPACAQKEPKVSEPQKADSASAAANAVKTPSGLSYVDLVPGNGPSPAAGKPVKVHYTGWLENGTKFDSSVDRGEPFVFNIGAGQVIPGWDEGVMSMKVGGKRKLIIPPQLGYGTAGAGGVIPPNAKLIFEVELLDVAK from the coding sequence ATGCGTAATGTGGAGAAATTTATTGTCATGCTGTTATTGCTGGTGGCGGTTGTAATTCCTGCCTGTGCACAGAAGGAACCGAAGGTTTCAGAGCCCCAAAAAGCTGATTCTGCTTCTGCTGCAGCTAATGCCGTCAAAACACCCTCCGGCCTTTCCTATGTGGACCTCGTTCCCGGAAATGGTCCTTCGCCCGCTGCCGGGAAACCGGTAAAAGTGCATTATACCGGCTGGCTGGAGAATGGCACCAAGTTCGACAGTTCCGTCGACCGCGGCGAGCCATTTGTATTTAACATCGGTGCCGGACAGGTCATCCCTGGTTGGGATGAAGGAGTTATGTCCATGAAGGTTGGGGGCAAGCGTAAACTGATCATTCCTCCCCAACTCGGCTATGGTACTGCAGGGGCAGGGGGCGTAATTCCGCCTAATGCAAAACTCATCTTTGAAGTTGAGCTGCTTGACGTGGCTAAATAG
- a CDS encoding DUF1015 domain-containing protein, with the protein MAFIKPFKALRPKINLAEKVAALPYDVMSTGEAMQMAAENPCSFLHISRPEIDLPGVDIYSDPVYRKGQENLSRFVAEAILEQDGEECYYVYRQKMGDIVQTGLVVCAGVDDYQDGTIKKHELTRADKEEDRVRHIDFLDANDEPVFYTYRNHPEISSLVGKVATATPVYDFTTDDGVSHTLWVIDDRQKIAELTALFAVIPTLYVADGHHRSAAASRVRDMRKAANPGHSGKEEYNYFLTVIFPDNEMNIMPYNRVVKDLNGLSITEFMARLAEKFEISPLNSPLKPVHSHQFGMYLSGKWYELLPREGSFSEDDAVVRLDVSILQNNLLSPILGIRNPRTDQRIQFVGGIRGLDELVRMVDSGEYEVAFALYPTSMKELMELADADKIMPPKSTWFEPKLRSGLFVHLLK; encoded by the coding sequence ATGGCTTTCATCAAACCATTCAAGGCCCTTCGGCCTAAAATAAATTTGGCGGAAAAGGTGGCGGCACTTCCATATGATGTGATGAGCACTGGGGAAGCCATGCAGATGGCAGCGGAAAACCCGTGCAGCTTTCTCCACATATCCCGCCCCGAAATCGATCTGCCAGGCGTCGACATCTATTCCGACCCCGTTTATCGCAAGGGACAGGAAAATCTCTCCAGATTTGTGGCAGAAGCGATCCTGGAACAGGATGGTGAGGAATGTTATTATGTGTATCGCCAGAAGATGGGTGACATAGTCCAGACAGGGCTAGTGGTATGCGCCGGGGTGGATGACTATCAGGACGGGACAATCAAGAAGCACGAACTAACGCGGGCGGACAAGGAGGAAGACCGGGTAAGGCATATCGACTTTTTGGACGCAAATGACGAGCCGGTATTTTACACCTACAGGAATCATCCTGAAATTTCGTCTCTTGTGGGGAAAGTTGCAACAGCGACCCCGGTATATGATTTTACCACAGATGATGGCGTTTCCCATACCCTCTGGGTCATTGACGACCGTCAAAAGATAGCTGAACTGACCGCACTCTTTGCTGTCATTCCCACGCTGTATGTGGCTGATGGTCACCACAGAAGCGCTGCCGCCAGCAGGGTGAGGGATATGAGGAAAGCCGCCAATCCCGGCCATTCCGGCAAGGAAGAATATAATTATTTCCTGACGGTCATCTTCCCTGACAACGAGATGAACATCATGCCCTACAACAGGGTTGTCAAAGATCTGAATGGCCTCAGTATCACCGAGTTTATGGCAAGGCTGGCGGAAAAGTTCGAAATCAGCCCCCTGAATTCCCCACTTAAACCTGTACACAGCCACCAGTTTGGCATGTACCTTTCAGGCAAATGGTACGAGCTGCTGCCGAGAGAGGGTTCCTTTTCCGAAGACGATGCGGTGGTAAGGCTTGATGTTTCAATCCTGCAGAATAACCTTTTAAGCCCCATCCTTGGTATCCGCAATCCGCGTACGGACCAGAGGATTCAGTTCGTAGGCGGTATCAGGGGCCTGGATGAGCTTGTGCGCATGGTTGACAGCGGTGAATATGAGGTGGCCTTCGCCCTATATCCCACCTCCATGAAAGAACTGATGGAACTGGCCGATGCTGATAAAATTATGCCTCCGAAATCCACATGGTTCGAACCGAAGCTGCGAAGTGGGCTGTTTGTCCATTTGCTGAAATAG
- a CDS encoding NlpC/P60 family protein: protein MICRILYIAIILTFFCLTNTGCAAQMKAVKGLSRVGFAIQVGAFSEVKNAERLTNRLQQKGIEAFYFRKDSGLYAVRFGDFETKEKAKKAAKRLVSEKVIGSYFIAPPQIDGKKSREVAIEKAPQPSLKKLTPVVPKKSKEDRAGDAETPDHAKAHSDMGAIAARTAERFVGIPYRWGGDTVVDGMDCSGFARAVYNLCGVNIPRSSREQFKVGDNISKADLKDGDLVFFGNSEAEINHVGIYIGDGRFVHAPRRGDDIKISGIEEAYFIKRFIGAKRYF, encoded by the coding sequence ATGATTTGCAGGATTTTATATATAGCTATCATACTAACCTTCTTCTGTCTGACCAATACCGGCTGTGCTGCACAAATGAAAGCAGTGAAAGGACTGTCGCGGGTCGGTTTTGCCATACAGGTAGGAGCTTTTTCAGAGGTGAAAAACGCTGAACGGCTTACAAACAGGCTGCAGCAAAAGGGAATCGAGGCCTTCTACTTCAGAAAGGACAGCGGCCTATATGCTGTTCGTTTCGGTGATTTCGAAACAAAAGAAAAGGCGAAAAAGGCGGCCAAGCGTCTTGTTTCAGAGAAGGTTATCGGCTCCTATTTCATCGCTCCGCCGCAAATCGACGGGAAAAAATCGAGAGAAGTGGCGATTGAAAAAGCTCCGCAGCCATCCCTTAAGAAACTTACGCCAGTAGTACCGAAGAAAAGCAAAGAGGATCGAGCCGGTGACGCCGAAACCCCGGACCATGCCAAGGCGCATAGCGATATGGGAGCCATTGCTGCCCGCACGGCAGAACGCTTTGTCGGCATTCCTTACCGCTGGGGTGGAGATACCGTGGTTGACGGCATGGATTGCAGCGGATTTGCCCGAGCTGTCTATAACCTTTGCGGTGTCAACATCCCGCGCAGTTCAAGGGAGCAGTTCAAGGTGGGGGACAACATCAGCAAGGCAGATCTCAAGGATGGTGACTTGGTCTTCTTCGGTAATTCCGAGGCAGAAATAAACCATGTCGGCATCTACATCGGTGATGGGCGCTTTGTCCACGCACCGCGCCGGGGCGACGACATTAAGATATCAGGAATTGAAGAAGCTTATTTCATAAAACGCTTCATTGGGGCGAAAAGATATTTCTGA
- the prfB gene encoding peptide chain release factor 2 (programmed frameshift), giving the protein MFREEVARVEAMAERINNLRGSLDIDSLREDIQELESRIAAPGFWDDNEAAQKVLKERTVMEKTLASWDRLNRQVEDIRVLIELGSEAEDEATLAEVHDLNDQLEKGLVDAEFQKMLSGPHDASSCFFSINSGAGGTESQDWAEMLLRMYLRYCERKGWKTEITDYQSGDEAGVKGVTFSVSGEYAYGYLKAEVGIHRLVRISPFDSNARRHTSFASVFVFPEIEDDIDVKIVETDLRVDTFRSSGAGGQHVNTTDSAIRITHIPTGIVVACQTERSQHMNRATAMRVLRAKLYERELQERESQAAEIAGEKKEIGWGSQIRSYVLHPYKMVKDLRTGVESGNPDAVLDGELEQFIIAFLMGVRREVKDI; this is encoded by the exons ATGTTCAGAGAAGAAGTGGCGCGGGTTGAAGCAATGGCGGAACGAATCAACAACTTACGGGGGTCTCTT GACATAGACAGCCTGCGGGAAGATATTCAGGAGCTTGAATCCAGGATCGCCGCCCCCGGTTTTTGGGACGATAATGAGGCCGCGCAGAAAGTTCTCAAGGAGCGGACGGTCATGGAGAAGACCCTGGCCTCATGGGACAGGCTCAACCGTCAGGTTGAAGATATCAGGGTCCTTATAGAACTGGGAAGCGAGGCGGAAGATGAGGCGACTCTTGCCGAAGTGCATGACCTGAACGATCAGCTGGAAAAAGGATTGGTCGATGCCGAGTTCCAGAAGATGCTCTCCGGTCCCCATGATGCCAGTTCATGCTTTTTTTCCATCAATTCCGGTGCCGGTGGTACCGAGTCCCAGGACTGGGCCGAAATGCTGCTACGCATGTATCTGCGGTACTGTGAACGTAAAGGATGGAAAACCGAGATTACAGATTATCAGTCCGGCGATGAGGCTGGTGTCAAAGGGGTCACTTTCTCCGTCAGTGGCGAGTATGCCTACGGATATTTGAAAGCTGAGGTTGGTATTCACCGGCTGGTGAGGATCTCCCCCTTTGACAGTAATGCCCGTCGCCATACCTCTTTTGCTTCGGTTTTTGTTTTTCCCGAGATAGAAGACGATATCGATGTAAAGATTGTCGAAACCGACCTGAGGGTTGATACCTTTCGCTCCAGCGGCGCTGGCGGCCAGCACGTCAATACGACCGATTCGGCCATCAGGATCACCCACATTCCTACCGGCATCGTTGTTGCCTGTCAGACAGAGCGCAGTCAGCATATGAACCGGGCTACGGCTATGCGGGTCCTGAGAGCAAAGCTTTATGAGCGCGAGTTGCAGGAGCGGGAATCACAGGCCGCCGAAATCGCTGGAGAAAAGAAGGAAATCGGCTGGGGGAGCCAGATACGCTCCTATGTCCTGCATCCTTACAAGATGGTAAAGGACCTGCGCACCGGGGTTGAAAGCGGCAATCCCGATGCGGTCCTGGATGGGGAGCTGGAGCAGTTTATCATCGCCTTTCTCATGGGGGTCCGCCGCGAGGTTAAGGACATCTGA
- the lnt gene encoding apolipoprotein N-acyltransferase, which yields MNYSRFHMPAFNAAPRRDYLLAVVSGILLALSFPKPGLSICAWFAFVPLFLAMGKKDSKTAFRLGFICGLTAYGGILYWVNIVMTTYGKLPLVVSFCLYLLLSAYIALYVGIIAYLVNRGEKAGISSVFSFPFLWVGFEFIRAFVLTGFPWASLGHSQYRTLPLIQISDVTGVYGVSFLIALANIIIYRIIKGLVRKEAVAYPARSGFIFLVLMTLTIGYGFYRLNQAEQGEPLKVVLVQGNIPQDVKWDPAFQESTVGIYERLTRKACASGGTLVVWPESALPFYFQTEEQYAARVRSLAAEMKSCLVVGSPAFEKKDEGIRYLNSAFLLSPSGEVLGRSDKMHLVPFGEYVPLQKLFPFVNKLVAGIGDFSPGSKVVPLNTGQGEIGVLICFEGIFPELAREYVRAGSRLLVNITNDAWFGKSSAPYQHLSMTVFRAVENRVPLVRAANTGISSVIDSKGHIRGMTTLFKETFLSGEVRFGMTRTIYNRFGDFFAWSCLLLSVGMIVRIFRKKIDG from the coding sequence GTGAATTACAGCAGATTCCATATGCCTGCCTTCAATGCCGCTCCTCGCCGTGATTATCTTTTGGCGGTAGTGTCCGGCATTTTGCTGGCGCTATCCTTCCCAAAGCCAGGGTTATCCATCTGTGCCTGGTTTGCTTTCGTGCCGCTCTTTCTGGCCATGGGCAAAAAAGACTCGAAAACGGCATTTCGGCTTGGATTTATCTGCGGCCTTACTGCCTATGGTGGCATTCTCTACTGGGTCAATATAGTTATGACCACCTATGGAAAGCTTCCTCTGGTGGTCAGTTTCTGTCTTTATCTGCTTTTGTCGGCATACATAGCCCTTTATGTGGGAATTATTGCCTATCTGGTAAATCGGGGTGAAAAAGCTGGAATTTCATCGGTTTTTTCTTTTCCTTTTCTATGGGTGGGCTTTGAGTTCATCCGCGCTTTTGTCCTGACAGGTTTCCCCTGGGCATCCCTCGGCCATTCCCAATACCGTACCCTGCCTTTGATCCAGATATCTGACGTTACCGGTGTCTATGGCGTCAGTTTTCTGATCGCTCTGGCTAACATCATCATTTACCGGATTATCAAGGGGTTGGTCCGAAAGGAGGCGGTTGCCTATCCTGCCAGAAGTGGCTTCATCTTCCTGGTTCTGATGACGCTCACCATCGGCTATGGCTTTTACCGGCTCAATCAGGCAGAGCAGGGGGAGCCACTTAAAGTTGTGCTGGTCCAGGGGAATATCCCTCAGGACGTGAAGTGGGATCCGGCTTTTCAAGAGTCGACGGTTGGCATTTACGAAAGACTTACCCGCAAGGCTTGTGCCAGCGGCGGAACTCTAGTTGTCTGGCCTGAAAGTGCTCTTCCTTTCTATTTTCAAACTGAAGAGCAGTATGCAGCAAGGGTAAGATCATTGGCTGCCGAAATGAAGAGTTGTCTCGTGGTAGGCAGTCCGGCCTTCGAGAAAAAAGATGAAGGTATCCGCTACTTGAACAGTGCCTTTCTCCTCTCCCCTTCCGGGGAAGTTCTCGGCCGTAGTGATAAAATGCACCTGGTGCCCTTTGGGGAATACGTGCCGCTGCAGAAACTGTTCCCTTTCGTCAACAAACTGGTGGCCGGAATAGGCGACTTTTCGCCTGGATCCAAAGTAGTGCCCCTTAACACCGGCCAAGGGGAGATCGGGGTTCTGATCTGCTTTGAGGGAATATTTCCGGAACTTGCCAGGGAATATGTCCGTGCCGGAAGTCGTCTGCTGGTAAACATCACCAACGATGCCTGGTTTGGCAAATCATCGGCACCTTACCAGCACCTTTCCATGACTGTTTTTCGGGCGGTGGAGAACCGGGTGCCGTTGGTCCGCGCTGCCAATACCGGCATTTCATCGGTCATAGACAGCAAGGGGCACATCCGCGGCATGACCACGCTCTTCAAAGAAACCTTCCTGTCGGGGGAAGTTCGTTTCGGCATGACGCGGACTATCTACAACCGATTTGGCGACTTTTTTGCGTGGTCCTGCTTGTTGCTGTCGGTTGGGATGATTGTCAGAATTTTCAGGAAAAAGATTGACGGGTGA
- a CDS encoding hemolysin family protein: MEGDNGKKSPGLIDIVSRFLSGRRRVTEEEIQELMNAGEEEGLINEEENQMIRSIFALGDTVVREIMVPRTDMACVSSDAGVKEVLAAIIACGHSRIPVYEGTIDNIIGLIYAKDLLKYWGMEASAIVLKKIVRSPYFIPETKNLEELLHEFKKKRVHIAIVIDEYGGTSGLVTIEDLLEQIVGDIQDEYDLEEDWLVEEGDGSVTVDARLPIEELEEHFQIDIEREKFDTVGGLIFHLLGRIPASGEEVDNHHIHMTVLEADERRISKVRIARKGSAVEETEG; this comes from the coding sequence TTGGAAGGGGACAACGGCAAAAAAAGCCCTGGTCTTATTGACATCGTCAGCCGCTTTCTTTCCGGGCGCCGACGTGTGACCGAAGAAGAAATACAGGAATTGATGAATGCCGGAGAAGAAGAGGGACTGATCAACGAGGAAGAGAACCAGATGATCCGCTCCATTTTCGCCCTCGGCGACACGGTGGTTCGCGAAATAATGGTGCCCCGTACCGACATGGCATGTGTCAGCTCAGATGCCGGAGTCAAGGAGGTGCTTGCTGCGATAATTGCCTGCGGCCACTCCCGGATACCGGTTTACGAAGGCACAATCGACAACATCATTGGCCTCATTTATGCCAAGGACCTGCTCAAATATTGGGGCATGGAGGCTTCTGCCATTGTTCTGAAGAAGATCGTCAGGTCTCCTTACTTTATCCCCGAAACTAAAAACCTTGAGGAACTGCTCCACGAATTCAAGAAAAAGCGGGTCCATATCGCCATTGTCATCGACGAATACGGCGGCACCTCGGGCCTTGTCACCATTGAAGATCTGCTTGAGCAGATTGTCGGGGACATCCAGGACGAATACGACCTGGAAGAAGACTGGCTTGTGGAAGAGGGGGACGGTTCTGTGACCGTCGATGCCCGTCTGCCCATCGAGGAGTTGGAAGAGCATTTTCAAATAGACATTGAAAGGGAAAAATTCGATACGGTAGGTGGGCTGATATTTCACCTTCTCGGTCGCATTCCAGCCAGCGGGGAAGAAGTGGATAACCATCATATACACATGACGGTTCTTGAGGCTGATGAGCGGCGTATAAGCAAGGTGCGAATCGCCAGGAAAGGCAGCGCGGTAGAGGAGACGGAAGGCTAG
- a CDS encoding diacylglycerol kinase — MKPTRFIDSANCAIEGILYTARTQKHMRNHFLAALVVLIATLFLHVTALEFILLTLSVSFVLFAELMNTAVEVVVDLVSPEYHPLAKIAKDTAAGAVLVAAIGTAVMGYLILSHYIFPVYKEMLGMIGTPTEMGTLVSILIVVIVVIIIKTRTSRGTPLQGGLPSGHAALAFSIATSVSLNTKDPMVSILTIALATMVSHSRLLLNIHSLREVVLGALTGTGITLAVLLLFKVAG; from the coding sequence TTGAAGCCGACGCGCTTCATAGATTCCGCAAACTGTGCCATCGAAGGCATCCTCTACACGGCCAGGACCCAAAAGCATATGCGCAACCATTTTCTGGCAGCGTTGGTCGTGCTGATTGCGACGCTTTTTCTCCATGTCACGGCACTTGAGTTCATCCTTCTGACCTTATCGGTTTCTTTCGTTCTTTTTGCCGAGCTGATGAATACTGCCGTCGAAGTGGTTGTGGATCTGGTTTCACCCGAATACCATCCTTTGGCCAAGATAGCCAAGGATACCGCGGCAGGAGCTGTACTGGTGGCTGCCATCGGCACGGCAGTAATGGGATACCTTATACTCTCGCACTATATATTTCCGGTTTACAAGGAGATGCTCGGCATGATAGGAACCCCTACAGAAATGGGGACCCTGGTTTCGATCCTGATAGTGGTGATCGTGGTTATCATCATTAAGACCCGCACCAGCAGAGGCACCCCGCTGCAAGGTGGTCTCCCCAGCGGCCATGCGGCTTTGGCCTTTTCCATCGCCACCTCGGTTTCTCTCAATACAAAAGACCCGATGGTGTCAATTCTGACCATTGCCCTGGCAACTATGGTCAGCCATTCCCGATTGCTTCTCAATATTCACTCATTGCGGGAAGTGGTACTTGGCGCGTTGACCGGAACCGGTATTACTCTCGCGGTGCTGCTTCTTTTTAAAGTGGCAGGATGA
- the ybeY gene encoding rRNA maturation RNase YbeY: protein MILSDLGCPDSELSISIVGDRTIRRINRDYLDRDKTTNVISFAMHEGDFSEINPQMLGDVIICADTASREAEEGDMPFFSRLSFLLLHGILHITGYDHERSGETEAARMEFREREIFGNLNRKGLV from the coding sequence ATGATCTTAAGCGACTTGGGATGTCCTGACAGCGAACTCTCCATCAGCATCGTCGGCGATCGAACCATTCGCCGCATCAATCGCGACTATCTCGACCGCGATAAGACGACCAATGTCATTTCCTTTGCCATGCACGAAGGAGATTTTAGTGAAATCAATCCCCAGATGCTGGGGGATGTGATCATTTGTGCCGATACGGCTTCGCGGGAGGCAGAAGAAGGTGACATGCCTTTTTTTTCCCGCCTTTCGTTCCTGCTTTTGCACGGCATACTCCATATAACCGGCTACGACCACGAACGTAGCGGCGAAACGGAAGCTGCAAGAATGGAGTTTCGCGAGCGGGAAATTTTCGGTAATCTGAACCGGAAAGGACTTGTCTAG